A region from the Pelagovum pacificum genome encodes:
- the rpoC gene encoding DNA-directed RNA polymerase subunit beta', with protein MNQELTNNPFNPLTPAKTFDEIKVSLASPERILSWSFGEIKKPETINYRTFKPERDGLFCARIFGPIKDYECLCGKYKRMKYRGVVCEKCGVEVTLQKVRRERMGHIELAAPVAHIWFLKSLPSRIGLMLDMTLRDLERILYFENYVVIEPGLTDLNYGQLMTEEEFNDAQDAYGADAFQANIGAEAIREMLSMIDLEGEAEKLREELKEATGELKPKKIIKRLKIVENFIESGNRPEWMIMTVVPVIPPELRPLVPLDGGRFATSDLNDLYRRVINRNNRLKRLIELRAPDIIVRNEKRMLQESVDALFDNGRRGRVITGANKRPLKSLSDMLKGKQGRFRQNLLGKRVDFSGRSVIVTGPELKLHQCGLPKKMALELFKPFIYSRLEAKGLSSTVKQAKKLVEKERPEVWDILDEVIREHPVLLNRAPTLHRLGIQAFEPTLIEGKAIQLHPLVCSAFNADFDGDQMAVHVPLSLEAQLEARVLMMSTNNVLSPANGAPIIVPSQDMILGLYYVTIMRDGMKGEGMKFGSVEEVEHALTAGEVHMHAKIECRVKQIDDEGQEVFKRYETTPGRVRLGALLPLNAKAPFDLINGLLRKKDVQRVIDTVYRYCGQKESVIFCDQIMTMGFREAFKAGISFGKADMVVPDNKWTLVDETREQVKDFEQQYMDGLITQGEKYNKVVDAWSKCNDRVTEAMMSTISAKKSDDTGAEEEPNSVYMMAHSGARGSVTQMKQLGGMRGLMAKPSGEIIETPIISNFKEGLTVLEYFNSTHGARKGLSDTALKTANSGYLTRRLVDVAQDCIVRQADCGTDLAITAEPAISDGEVVASIGERILGRVAAEDVIIPGTDEVLVKHGELIDERKADLIETNALQTVRIRSPLTCEAEDGVCAMCYGRDLARGTMVNIGEAVGIIAAQSIGEPGTQLTMRTFHIGGVAQGGQQSFLETSQDGKVEFRNAQILENERGEQIVVGRNMVLGIMDPDTGAERASHKIGYGTKVFVKDGEEITRGTKMFEWDPYTLPIIAEKSGTARYVDLVNGIAVREETDDATGMTQKIVSDWRSVPKGNELKPEILILGEDGEAVRNELGNPVTYQMSVDAILSVDDGQTVMAGDVIARIPREGAKTKDITGGLPRVAELFEARRPKDHAIIAEIDGYVRFGKDYKNKRRIAIEPADDSLDKVEYMVPKGKHIPVQEGDYVQKGDYIMDGNPAPHDILAIMGVEALANYMVDEVQDVYRLQGVKINDKHIEVIVRQMLKKYEISDSGDTTLLKGEHVEKPELDEANEKAALRNGRPAQGQPVLLGITKASLQTRSFMSAASFQETTRVLTEASVMGKRDRLIGLKENILVGRLIPAGTGGATTRIRKVAMDRDKKVLDAKRHEAEQAAALAAPEADDVIGGDDFDTLVVDTPESRE; from the coding sequence ATGAACCAGGAACTGACCAACAACCCGTTCAACCCGCTTACGCCGGCCAAGACGTTCGACGAGATCAAGGTCTCGCTCGCGTCGCCGGAGCGGATCCTCAGCTGGTCCTTCGGCGAGATCAAGAAGCCCGAGACGATCAACTATCGTACGTTCAAGCCCGAGCGTGACGGTCTCTTCTGCGCGCGTATCTTCGGCCCGATCAAGGACTACGAGTGCCTGTGCGGCAAGTACAAGCGCATGAAGTACCGCGGCGTCGTCTGCGAGAAGTGCGGCGTAGAAGTCACCCTCCAGAAAGTGCGTCGCGAGCGTATGGGCCACATCGAACTGGCCGCCCCCGTCGCGCACATCTGGTTCCTGAAGTCGCTTCCGTCCCGGATCGGCCTCATGCTCGACATGACGCTCCGCGACCTCGAGCGTATTCTCTACTTCGAGAACTACGTCGTCATCGAGCCGGGCCTGACCGACCTCAACTACGGTCAGCTGATGACCGAGGAAGAGTTCAACGACGCTCAGGACGCCTACGGCGCGGACGCCTTCCAGGCGAACATCGGTGCCGAGGCCATCCGTGAGATGCTCAGCATGATCGACCTCGAGGGCGAGGCCGAGAAACTGCGCGAGGAGCTCAAGGAAGCCACTGGCGAACTGAAGCCGAAGAAGATCATCAAGCGGCTGAAGATCGTCGAGAACTTCATCGAATCCGGCAACCGCCCGGAGTGGATGATCATGACCGTCGTTCCGGTCATTCCGCCGGAACTGCGTCCGCTTGTTCCGCTGGACGGCGGCCGCTTCGCGACTTCCGACCTCAACGACCTGTATCGCCGGGTGATCAACCGGAACAACCGCCTCAAGCGGCTCATCGAGCTGCGCGCGCCGGACATCATCGTCCGGAACGAGAAGCGGATGCTTCAGGAATCCGTCGACGCCCTGTTCGACAACGGCCGCCGCGGCCGCGTCATCACCGGTGCCAACAAGCGCCCGCTGAAGTCGCTGTCCGACATGCTGAAAGGCAAGCAGGGTCGCTTCCGTCAGAACCTTCTCGGCAAGCGCGTCGACTTCTCCGGCCGGTCTGTCATCGTGACCGGTCCCGAGCTGAAGCTGCACCAGTGCGGCCTGCCGAAGAAAATGGCGCTAGAGCTGTTCAAGCCGTTCATCTACTCGCGGCTCGAAGCGAAGGGCCTGTCCTCGACCGTCAAGCAGGCGAAGAAGCTGGTCGAGAAAGAGCGTCCCGAAGTCTGGGACATCCTCGACGAGGTCATCCGTGAGCATCCGGTTCTGCTGAACCGTGCGCCCACGCTGCACCGTCTCGGTATCCAGGCGTTCGAACCGACGCTCATCGAAGGCAAGGCGATCCAGCTGCACCCGCTCGTCTGTTCGGCGTTCAACGCTGACTTCGACGGTGACCAGATGGCCGTTCACGTGCCGCTCTCGCTGGAAGCCCAGCTGGAAGCGCGCGTTCTGATGATGTCCACGAACAACGTTCTGTCGCCCGCCAACGGCGCGCCGATCATCGTGCCGTCGCAGGACATGATCCTCGGTCTCTACTACGTCACTATCATGCGGGACGGCATGAAGGGCGAGGGCATGAAGTTCGGCTCCGTCGAAGAGGTCGAGCACGCGCTCACCGCCGGCGAAGTGCACATGCACGCCAAGATCGAGTGCCGGGTCAAGCAGATCGACGACGAGGGCCAGGAAGTCTTCAAGCGTTACGAGACGACGCCCGGCCGGGTCCGCCTCGGCGCGCTGCTGCCTCTGAATGCCAAGGCTCCGTTCGACCTGATCAACGGTCTGCTCCGGAAGAAAGACGTCCAGCGCGTCATCGACACCGTCTACCGCTATTGCGGTCAGAAGGAGTCGGTCATCTTCTGCGACCAGATCATGACCATGGGCTTCCGCGAGGCGTTCAAGGCCGGCATCTCGTTCGGCAAGGCCGACATGGTCGTGCCCGACAACAAGTGGACGCTGGTCGACGAGACGCGTGAGCAGGTCAAGGACTTCGAACAGCAGTACATGGACGGCCTGATCACCCAGGGTGAGAAGTACAACAAGGTCGTCGATGCCTGGTCGAAGTGTAACGACCGCGTCACCGAAGCGATGATGTCCACGATTTCCGCGAAGAAATCCGACGACACCGGCGCCGAGGAAGAGCCGAACAGCGTCTACATGATGGCCCACTCCGGTGCCCGGGGCTCGGTCACTCAGATGAAGCAGCTCGGCGGTATGCGGGGCCTGATGGCCAAGCCGTCCGGCGAGATCATCGAGACGCCGATCATCTCGAACTTCAAGGAAGGCCTGACCGTGCTGGAGTACTTCAACTCCACCCACGGCGCGCGGAAGGGTCTGTCGGACACCGCTCTGAAGACGGCGAACTCGGGCTACCTGACCCGTCGTCTGGTTGACGTGGCGCAGGACTGCATCGTGCGTCAGGCCGACTGTGGCACCGACCTCGCCATCACCGCCGAGCCGGCGATCAGCGATGGTGAAGTCGTCGCCTCGATCGGCGAGCGTATCCTTGGCCGTGTCGCTGCGGAGGACGTCATCATCCCCGGCACCGACGAGGTTCTGGTGAAGCACGGCGAACTGATCGACGAGCGCAAGGCCGACCTGATCGAGACCAACGCGCTTCAGACGGTCCGTATCCGGTCCCCGCTGACCTGCGAGGCCGAGGACGGCGTCTGCGCCATGTGCTACGGTCGCGACCTGGCCCGCGGTACGATGGTCAACATCGGCGAGGCTGTCGGCATCATCGCCGCGCAGTCCATCGGTGAACCCGGCACGCAGCTGACGATGCGGACGTTCCACATCGGCGGCGTTGCGCAGGGTGGCCAGCAGTCCTTCCTCGAGACGTCGCAAGACGGCAAGGTGGAGTTCCGCAACGCCCAGATCCTCGAGAACGAGCGCGGCGAACAGATCGTCGTCGGCCGGAACATGGTGCTTGGCATCATGGACCCGGACACGGGCGCCGAACGTGCCAGCCACAAGATCGGCTACGGTACCAAGGTCTTCGTCAAGGACGGCGAGGAGATCACTCGCGGCACCAAGATGTTCGAATGGGACCCCTATACCCTGCCGATCATCGCCGAGAAGTCGGGTACGGCCCGTTACGTCGACCTCGTCAACGGCATCGCCGTGCGGGAAGAGACGGACGATGCGACCGGTATGACGCAGAAGATCGTGTCGGACTGGCGGTCGGTGCCGAAAGGCAACGAGCTGAAGCCGGAAATTCTCATCCTCGGTGAGGATGGCGAAGCGGTGCGCAACGAACTCGGCAACCCGGTGACCTACCAGATGTCCGTGGACGCCATTCTTTCGGTCGATGACGGCCAGACGGTTATGGCGGGTGACGTTATCGCGCGGATCCCGCGTGAAGGCGCCAAGACCAAGGACATCACCGGTGGTCTGCCGCGCGTCGCGGAACTGTTCGAAGCCCGTCGTCCGAAGGACCACGCCATCATCGCAGAGATCGACGGCTACGTTCGCTTCGGCAAGGACTACAAGAACAAGCGCCGCATCGCGATCGAACCGGCCGACGACTCCCTCGACAAGGTCGAGTACATGGTGCCCAAGGGTAAGCACATTCCGGTCCAGGAAGGTGATTACGTCCAGAAGGGCGACTACATCATGGACGGCAACCCCGCCCCGCACGACATCCTCGCGATCATGGGTGTCGAGGCGCTCGCCAACTACATGGTTGACGAGGTTCAGGACGTGTACCGGCTGCAAGGCGTTAAGATTAACGACAAGCACATCGAGGTCATCGTTCGCCAGATGCTGAAGAAGTACGAGATCTCGGACTCCGGGGACACGACGCTTCTGAAGGGCGAGCATGTCGAGAAGCCGGAACTGGACGAGGCCAACGAGAAGGCCGCGCTCCGCAACGGTCGTCCCGCACAGGGTCAGCCGGTCCTGCTCGGCATCACGAAGGCGTCGCTGCAGACCCGGTCCTTCATGTCCGCCGCCTCCTTCCAGGAGACGACGCGCGTGCTGACCGAGGCATCCGTCATGGGCAAGCGCGACCGGCTCATCGGTCTCAAGGAGAACATCCTTGTGGGCCGCCTGATCCCGGCCGGCACCGGTGGCGCGACCACCCGCATCCGCAAGGTTGCGATGGATCGCGACAAGAAGGTGCTGGATGCCAAGCGGCACGAGGCCGAACAGGCCGCTGCCCTTGCAGCGCCCGAAGCCGACGATGTGATCGGCGGGGACGACTTCGACACGCTGGTCGTGGATACGCCGGAAAGCCGCGAATAA
- the rpoB gene encoding DNA-directed RNA polymerase subunit beta: protein MAQSYLGQKRLRKYYGKIREVLEMPNLIEVQKSSYDLFLKSGDAEEPLDGEGIKGVFQSVFPIKDFNETAVLEFVRYELERPKYDVDECQQRDMTYSAPLKVTLRLIVFDVDEDTGAKSVKDIKEQDVFMGDMPLMTPNGTFIVNGTERVIVSQMHRSPGVFFDHDKGKTHSSGKLLFACRIIPYRGSWLDFEFDAKDLVYARIDRRRKLPVTTLLYALGMDQEGIMNAYYRTVDYTFEKNKGWVTKFFPERVRGTRPSHDLVDAATGEVIAKAGDKVTPRQVKKLLDEGSVTDLLVPHSHIAGKYVANDIINEETGAIYVEAGDELTIERDKEGEIIGGTVKELLDAGVTSIPVLDIDNISVGPYMRNTMAQDKNMNRDTALMDIYRVMRPGEPPTVEAASTLFDSLFFDSERYDLSAVGRVKMNMRLALDAEDTQRTLRKEDIVSCIKALVELRDGKGEVDDIDHLGNRRVRSVGELMENQYRVGLLRMERAIKERMSSVEIDTVMPQDLINAKPAAAAVREFFGSSQLSQFMDQTNPLSEVSHKRRLSALGPGGLTRERAGFEVRDVHITHYGRMCPIETPEGPNIGLINNLATFARVNKYGFIETPYRRVQDAQVTDEVQYMSATEEMRHVVAQANATLDDEGNFLNELVSTRRAGEYTLTPRESVDLIDVSPKQLVSVAASLIPFLENDDANRALMGSNMQKQAVPLLQAEAPLVGTGIEGVVARDSGAAIMAKRGGIIDQVDAMRIVVRATEDLELGDAGVDIYRMRKFQRSNQNTCINQRPLVKVGDTVQKGEVIADGPSTDMGELSLGKNVVVAFMPWNGYNYEDSILISERIVKDDVFTSIHIEEFEVAARDTKLGPEEITRDIPNVGEEALRNLDEAGIVYIGAEVGPGDILVGKITPKGESPMTPEEKLLRAIFGEKASDVRDTSLRLPPGDFGTIVEVRVFNRHGVEKDERALQIEREEVERLSRDRDDELAILDRNIYARLRSMLEGKEVAKGPKGIKAGTTIDAEILDGMPRSHWWQLALKEEGDASHVEALNDQYEAQKRQLDARFEDKVEKVRRGDDLPPGVMKMVKVFVAVKRKLQPGDKMAGRHGNKGVISRVVPSEDMPFLQDGTPVDFVLNPLGVPSRMNVGQILETHMGWASRGLGIQIDDAIQEYRRSGDLTPVREAMKLAYGDDVYEEGIESMSEDMLVEAAGNVTRGVPIATPVFDGAKENDVDDALRRAGFDESAQSILFDGRTGEQFSRKVTVGVKYLLKLHHLVDDKIHARSTGPYSLVTQQPLGGKAQFGGQRFGEMEVWALEAYGAAYTLQEMLTVKSDDVAGRTKVYESIVKGEDNFEAGVPESFNVLVKEVRGLGLNMELLDAEIGEEEEEEDAE, encoded by the coding sequence ATGGCTCAATCCTACCTCGGCCAGAAACGCTTGCGCAAATACTACGGCAAAATCCGGGAAGTCCTGGAAATGCCGAACCTCATCGAGGTTCAGAAATCCTCCTACGACCTGTTCCTCAAATCCGGTGACGCGGAAGAGCCGCTCGACGGCGAAGGCATCAAGGGTGTCTTCCAGTCGGTGTTCCCGATCAAGGACTTCAACGAGACCGCCGTTCTCGAATTCGTCCGCTACGAACTCGAGCGTCCGAAGTACGACGTCGACGAGTGCCAGCAGCGCGACATGACCTACAGCGCGCCGCTCAAGGTGACGCTGCGCCTGATCGTGTTCGATGTCGACGAAGATACCGGCGCGAAGTCCGTGAAGGACATCAAGGAACAGGACGTCTTCATGGGCGACATGCCCCTGATGACCCCGAACGGGACGTTCATCGTGAACGGCACCGAGCGCGTGATCGTCTCCCAGATGCACCGGTCGCCGGGCGTCTTCTTCGACCACGACAAAGGCAAGACGCACTCCTCCGGCAAGCTGCTGTTCGCCTGCCGTATCATTCCGTACCGCGGTTCCTGGCTGGACTTCGAGTTCGACGCCAAGGATCTCGTCTACGCGCGCATCGACCGCCGCCGGAAACTGCCGGTGACGACGCTGCTCTATGCCCTCGGCATGGATCAGGAAGGCATCATGAATGCCTACTACCGGACCGTCGATTACACCTTCGAGAAGAACAAGGGCTGGGTCACCAAGTTCTTCCCCGAGCGCGTGCGCGGCACCCGGCCGTCGCATGACCTCGTCGATGCCGCCACCGGTGAAGTCATCGCGAAGGCCGGCGACAAGGTCACCCCGCGCCAGGTGAAGAAGCTGCTGGACGAGGGGTCCGTCACCGACCTGCTGGTCCCGCACTCGCACATCGCGGGCAAATACGTCGCCAACGACATCATCAACGAGGAAACCGGTGCGATCTACGTCGAAGCCGGTGACGAGTTGACGATCGAGCGCGACAAGGAAGGCGAGATCATCGGCGGCACCGTGAAGGAGCTGCTGGATGCCGGCGTGACGAGCATTCCCGTGCTCGACATCGATAACATCTCCGTCGGTCCGTACATGCGGAACACGATGGCGCAGGACAAGAACATGAACCGCGACACCGCGCTCATGGACATCTACCGCGTCATGCGTCCGGGTGAGCCGCCGACCGTCGAAGCCGCTTCCACCCTGTTCGACAGCCTGTTCTTCGACTCCGAGCGCTACGACCTCTCTGCGGTCGGTCGCGTGAAGATGAACATGCGCCTCGCGCTCGACGCCGAGGACACGCAGCGCACGCTCCGCAAGGAAGACATCGTCTCCTGCATCAAGGCGCTGGTCGAACTGCGCGACGGCAAAGGCGAAGTGGACGACATCGACCACCTCGGCAACCGCCGCGTCCGCTCTGTCGGCGAGCTGATGGAGAACCAGTACCGCGTTGGCCTGCTCCGCATGGAGCGCGCCATCAAGGAGCGCATGTCCTCCGTCGAGATCGACACGGTCATGCCGCAGGACCTCATCAACGCCAAGCCGGCCGCGGCTGCGGTGCGTGAATTCTTCGGCTCCTCGCAGCTGTCGCAGTTCATGGACCAGACGAACCCGCTGTCGGAAGTCTCCCACAAGCGTCGCCTTTCGGCGCTTGGCCCGGGTGGCCTGACGCGTGAGCGTGCCGGCTTCGAGGTGCGTGACGTCCACATCACCCACTACGGCCGGATGTGCCCGATCGAGACGCCGGAAGGCCCGAACATCGGTCTCATCAACAACCTCGCGACCTTCGCGCGGGTGAACAAGTACGGCTTCATCGAGACTCCGTATCGCCGTGTGCAGGACGCTCAGGTCACCGACGAAGTCCAGTACATGTCCGCGACCGAAGAGATGCGGCACGTGGTGGCGCAGGCCAACGCGACGCTGGACGATGAGGGCAACTTCCTCAACGAGCTGGTCTCGACCCGCCGTGCCGGTGAATACACGCTGACGCCCCGCGAAAGCGTGGACCTCATCGACGTGTCGCCGAAGCAGCTGGTCTCCGTGGCCGCATCGCTGATCCCGTTCCTCGAGAACGACGACGCGAACCGCGCGCTCATGGGCTCGAACATGCAGAAGCAGGCCGTGCCTCTCCTGCAGGCCGAAGCTCCGCTGGTCGGTACCGGGATCGAGGGCGTCGTCGCCCGTGACTCCGGCGCGGCCATCATGGCGAAGCGCGGCGGCATCATCGACCAGGTCGACGCGATGCGGATCGTTGTCCGTGCCACCGAGGATCTCGAGCTCGGCGACGCCGGTGTCGACATCTACCGGATGCGCAAGTTCCAGCGGTCGAACCAGAACACCTGCATCAACCAGCGCCCGCTGGTGAAGGTGGGTGACACGGTTCAGAAGGGTGAGGTCATCGCCGACGGTCCGTCCACGGATATGGGCGAACTGTCCCTCGGCAAGAACGTGGTCGTCGCCTTCATGCCGTGGAACGGCTACAACTACGAGGACTCGATCCTCATCTCCGAGCGGATCGTGAAGGACGACGTCTTCACCTCGATCCACATCGAAGAGTTCGAAGTGGCCGCCCGCGATACCAAGCTGGGTCCGGAAGAGATCACCCGCGACATCCCGAACGTCGGCGAGGAAGCCCTGCGCAACCTCGACGAGGCCGGCATCGTCTACATCGGTGCAGAAGTGGGTCCGGGCGACATCCTGGTCGGCAAGATCACTCCGAAGGGCGAAAGCCCGATGACGCCGGAAGAGAAGCTCCTCCGCGCCATCTTCGGGGAAAAGGCGTCCGACGTGCGTGACACGTCCCTGCGCCTGCCGCCGGGCGACTTCGGCACGATCGTCGAGGTCCGCGTCTTCAACCGCCACGGTGTCGAAAAGGACGAACGTGCGCTGCAGATCGAGCGTGAAGAGGTCGAGCGCCTGTCCCGTGACCGGGACGACGAGCTCGCCATTCTCGACCGCAACATCTACGCGCGTCTCCGCTCCATGCTCGAGGGCAAAGAAGTGGCCAAGGGTCCGAAAGGCATCAAGGCCGGGACGACCATCGACGCCGAAATCCTCGACGGGATGCCCCGCAGTCACTGGTGGCAGCTGGCGCTGAAGGAAGAGGGCGACGCGAGCCACGTCGAAGCGCTCAACGACCAGTACGAGGCGCAGAAGCGCCAGCTGGACGCGCGGTTCGAGGACAAGGTCGAGAAGGTCCGCCGCGGCGACGATCTGCCTCCGGGCGTCATGAAGATGGTCAAGGTCTTCGTGGCCGTGAAGCGCAAGCTTCAGCCGGGCGACAAGATGGCCGGCCGTCACGGCAACAAGGGCGTCATCTCTCGCGTGGTCCCGTCCGAGGACATGCCGTTCCTTCAGGACGGCACGCCGGTCGACTTCGTTCTGAACCCGCTCGGCGTGCCGTCGCGGATGAACGTCGGCCAGATCCTCGAGACGCACATGGGCTGGGCCTCGCGTGGCCTCGGCATCCAGATCGACGATGCGATTCAGGAGTACCGCCGGTCCGGCGATCTGACGCCGGTGCGTGAAGCGATGAAGCTGGCCTACGGCGACGACGTCTACGAAGAGGGCATCGAGAGCATGTCGGAAGATATGCTGGTCGAGGCCGCCGGTAACGTGACCCGGGGTGTCCCGATCGCGACGCCGGTCTTCGACGGCGCCAAGGAGAACGACGTGGACGACGCGCTGCGGCGCGCCGGCTTCGACGAGAGCGCGCAGTCGATCCTGTTCGACGGTCGCACGGGCGAACAATTCAGCCGGAAGGTCACCGTCGGGGTGAAGTACCTGCTGAAGCTGCACCACCTCGTCGACGACAAGATCCACGCCCGTTCGACCGGTCCGTACTCGCTCGTCACCCAGCAGCCGCTTGGTGGTAAGGCGCAGTTCGGCGGCCAGCGCTTCGGCGAGATGGAGGTCTGGGCTCTCGAGGCGTACGGCGCAGCCTACACGCTTCAGGAGATGCTCACCGTGAAGTCGGATGACGTCGCGGGCCGGACCAAGGTCTACGAAAGCATCGTCAAGGGCGAGGACAACTTCGAGGCCGGCGTGCCGGAATCGTTCAACGTTCTCGTCAAGGAGGTTCGGGGTCTCGGCCTCAATATGGAACTCCTGGATGCGGAGATCGGGGAAGAAGAAGAGGAGGAGGATGCCGAGTGA
- the rplL gene encoding 50S ribosomal protein L7/L12, giving the protein MADLKKLAEEIVGLTLLEAQELKTILKDEYGIEPAAGGAVMMAGPAGGDAGAAEEEKTEFDVVLKNAGAQKINVIKEVRGITGLGLKEAKDLVEAGGKIKEGVDKAEAEDIKSKLEAAGAEVELA; this is encoded by the coding sequence ATGGCTGATCTGAAAAAACTCGCCGAAGAGATCGTTGGTCTGACCCTTCTCGAGGCACAGGAACTGAAAACCATCCTCAAGGACGAATACGGCATCGAGCCCGCCGCTGGTGGCGCTGTCATGATGGCCGGCCCGGCTGGCGGCGACGCTGGCGCTGCCGAAGAGGAAAAGACCGAGTTTGACGTCGTTCTGAAGAACGCCGGCGCTCAGAAGATCAACGTGATCAAGGAAGTTCGCGGCATCACCGGTCTTGGCCTGAAAGAAGCCAAGGACCTGGTCGAAGCCGGCGGCAAGATCAAAGAAGGCGTGGACAAGGCCGAAGCCGAAGACATCAAGTCGAAGCTGGAAGCCGCTGGCGCCGAGGTCGAGCTGGCCTAA
- the rplJ gene encoding 50S ribosomal protein L10 codes for MDRAQKEKLVDELGQIFESSGVVVVAHYEGLTVAEMQDLRARMRDAGGSVRVAKNKLAKIALEGKPCESIADYLTGMTVLSYSEDPVAAAKVVVKYAKENEKLQILGGSMGETALDSAGVTAVSEMPSREELIASIVGCIGAPASNIAGAIGAPASNIASILSTIEEKAEAA; via the coding sequence GTGGATAGAGCCCAGAAAGAAAAGCTGGTCGACGAGCTCGGCCAAATCTTCGAAAGCTCTGGCGTCGTGGTGGTTGCCCACTACGAAGGTCTCACGGTTGCCGAAATGCAGGACCTCCGGGCGCGCATGCGCGATGCCGGCGGCTCCGTTCGCGTTGCCAAGAACAAGCTCGCCAAGATCGCCCTGGAAGGTAAACCCTGCGAGTCCATCGCCGATTACCTGACGGGCATGACCGTGCTCTCCTATTCGGAAGACCCCGTGGCAGCTGCCAAGGTGGTCGTGAAGTACGCCAAGGAAAATGAAAAGCTTCAGATCCTTGGCGGCTCGATGGGTGAGACCGCTCTTGATTCCGCCGGTGTGACCGCGGTTTCCGAAATGCCGTCCCGCGAGGAGCTTATCGCTTCCATCGTCGGCTGCATCGGAGCCCCCGCGAGCAACATCGCCGGTGCGATCGGCGCGCCTGCAAGCAACATCGCGAGCATCCTCTCGACCATCGAAGAGAAGGCCGAGGCGGCATAA
- the rplA gene encoding 50S ribosomal protein L1, protein MAKLGKRTRTAREAFEGKENLSVTDAVALVKGNAKAKFDETIEISVNLGVDPRHADQMVRGKVSLPNGTGKEVRVAVFARGDKADEAKAAGADVVGAEDLMEQVQSGNINFDRCIATPDMMPIVGRLGKILGPRNLMPNPKVGTVTMDVKDAVEAAKGGEVQFKVEKAGVVHAGVGKASFDADKIEANILAFVDAVQKAKPAGAKGTYMKKVAISSTMGPGVSIDVVSATGNAPA, encoded by the coding sequence ATGGCAAAGCTCGGTAAACGTACCCGCACCGCCCGCGAAGCCTTCGAGGGCAAGGAAAACCTGTCCGTCACCGACGCCGTCGCGCTGGTGAAGGGCAATGCCAAGGCCAAGTTCGACGAGACGATCGAGATCTCGGTCAACCTCGGCGTCGACCCGCGCCACGCCGACCAGATGGTCCGCGGCAAGGTCAGCCTGCCCAACGGCACCGGCAAGGAAGTCCGCGTCGCGGTCTTCGCCCGTGGCGACAAGGCCGACGAGGCGAAAGCTGCCGGTGCCGATGTCGTCGGCGCCGAAGACCTGATGGAACAGGTCCAGAGCGGCAACATCAACTTCGACCGTTGCATCGCAACGCCGGACATGATGCCGATCGTCGGCCGTCTCGGCAAAATCCTCGGCCCGCGTAACCTGATGCCGAACCCGAAGGTCGGCACGGTCACGATGGACGTCAAGGACGCCGTCGAAGCCGCCAAGGGCGGTGAAGTGCAGTTCAAGGTCGAGAAAGCCGGCGTCGTGCACGCTGGTGTCGGCAAAGCGTCCTTCGACGCCGACAAGATCGAGGCCAACATCCTCGCCTTCGTCGACGCCGTTCAGAAAGCGAAGCCGGCCGGTGCCAAGGGCACCTACATGAAGAAGGTCGCCATCAGCTCGACCATGGGTCCCGGCGTCTCCATCGACGTCGTCTCGGCCACCGGCAACGCCCCGGCCTGA
- the rplK gene encoding 50S ribosomal protein L11, whose protein sequence is MAKKLVGSMKLQVPAGQANPSPPVGPALGQRGINIMEFCKAFNARTQEMEPGAPCPTVITYYQDKSFTMDIKTPPASYFLKKAAKLKSGSKTPGKSTAGSVTVAQVKEIAEAKMKDLNANDVESAMQIILGSARSMGIEVK, encoded by the coding sequence ATGGCCAAGAAACTCGTCGGCAGCATGAAGCTGCAAGTGCCTGCCGGTCAGGCAAACCCGTCCCCGCCGGTCGGCCCCGCGCTCGGTCAGCGCGGCATCAACATCATGGAATTCTGCAAGGCGTTCAACGCGCGCACGCAGGAGATGGAGCCCGGCGCGCCGTGCCCGACCGTGATCACCTACTACCAGGACAAGTCCTTCACGATGGACATCAAGACGCCGCCGGCGTCCTACTTCCTGAAGAAGGCCGCGAAGCTGAAGTCGGGCTCCAAGACCCCGGGCAAGTCGACCGCAGGTTCGGTAACCGTCGCCCAGGTGAAAGAGATCGCCGAAGCGAAGATGAAGGATCTGAACGCGAACGACGTCGAGTCCGCGATGCAGATCATCCTGGGCTCCGCCCGCTCCATGGGCATCGAGGTGAAGTAA